From a single Brassica napus cultivar Da-Ae chromosome C9, Da-Ae, whole genome shotgun sequence genomic region:
- the LOC106404570 gene encoding cold-regulated protein 27 isoform X4 encodes MAGDYRGNYIRSSDHAFSVEEDTTSSMYSSGKECMPTEWTDEKHSLYLKSVEASFVDQLYSSLGSNLSKENVGGKPSDEQMNVRQPEYRLKGRHGGGSPHEFLRSPWINHYKSLPKNQVVSSKGLVICSSGSASDLRNMLREGCSHLHDRDQISIGEEEEEVSDQNFVNEVTKGENGSSKKMKTVIERIIEY; translated from the exons ATGGCTGGTGATTACAGAGGGAACTATATCCGTAGCTCCGACCATGCTTTTTCTGTAGAGGAAGACACGACTTCTTCTATg TATTCCTCGGGAAAAGAGTGTATGCCTACAGAATGGACCGATGAGAAGCATAGCTTGTATCTTAAATCAGTGGAAGCTTCATTCGTAGACCAGCTTTACAGCTCCCTCGGTTCAAATTTGAGTAAGGAGAACGTAGGAGGAAAACCATCTGATGAACAG ATGAATGTAAGACAACCTGAGTATCGTCTCAAAGGAAGACACGGTGGTGGTTCTCCTCATGAGTTTCTTAGGAGTCCATGGATAAATCACTATAAGTCTTTACCAAAGAATCAAGTGGTTAGCTCGAAGGGTTTAGTCATATGCAGCTCTGGTTCAGCGTCTGATCTCAGGAACATGCTACGAGAAGGCTGCTCTCATTTACATGACCGGGATCAAATCAGCATAGGGGAAGAAGAAG AAGAGGTATCTGACCAGAACTTTGTCAACGAAGTAACAAAAGGGGAAAATGGAAGCTCGAAAAAGATGAAGACAGTGATTGAGCGGATCATCGAGTACTGA
- the LOC106404570 gene encoding cold-regulated protein 27 isoform X5 — translation MAGDYRGNYIRSSDHAFSVEEDTTSSMYSSGKECMPTEWTDEKHSLYLKSVEASFVDQLYSSLGSNLSKENVGGKPSDEQKMNVRQPEYRLKGRHGGGSPHEFLRSPWINHYKSLPKNQVVSSKGLVICSSGSASDLRNMLREGCSHLHDRDQISIGEEEEVSDQNFVNEVTKGENGSSKKMKTVIERIIEY, via the exons ATGGCTGGTGATTACAGAGGGAACTATATCCGTAGCTCCGACCATGCTTTTTCTGTAGAGGAAGACACGACTTCTTCTATg TATTCCTCGGGAAAAGAGTGTATGCCTACAGAATGGACCGATGAGAAGCATAGCTTGTATCTTAAATCAGTGGAAGCTTCATTCGTAGACCAGCTTTACAGCTCCCTCGGTTCAAATTTGAGTAAGGAGAACGTAGGAGGAAAACCATCTGATGAACAG AAGATGAATGTAAGACAACCTGAGTATCGTCTCAAAGGAAGACACGGTGGTGGTTCTCCTCATGAGTTTCTTAGGAGTCCATGGATAAATCACTATAAGTCTTTACCAAAGAATCAAGTGGTTAGCTCGAAGGGTTTAGTCATATGCAGCTCTGGTTCAGCGTCTGATCTCAGGAACATGCTACGAGAAGGCTGCTCTCATTTACATGACCGGGATCAAATCAGCATAGGGGAAGAAGAAG AGGTATCTGACCAGAACTTTGTCAACGAAGTAACAAAAGGGGAAAATGGAAGCTCGAAAAAGATGAAGACAGTGATTGAGCGGATCATCGAGTACTGA
- the LOC106404570 gene encoding cold-regulated protein 27 isoform X3, with the protein MAGDYRGNYIRSSDHAFSVEEDTTSSMYSSGKECMPTEWTDEKHSLYLKSVEASFVDQLYSSLGSNLSKENVGGKPSDEQKMNVRQPEYRLKGRHGGGSPHEFLRSPWINHYKSLPKNQVVSSKGLVICSSGSASDLRNMLREGCSHLHDRDQISIGEEEEEVSDQNFVNEVTKGENGSSKKMKTVIERIIEY; encoded by the exons ATGGCTGGTGATTACAGAGGGAACTATATCCGTAGCTCCGACCATGCTTTTTCTGTAGAGGAAGACACGACTTCTTCTATg TATTCCTCGGGAAAAGAGTGTATGCCTACAGAATGGACCGATGAGAAGCATAGCTTGTATCTTAAATCAGTGGAAGCTTCATTCGTAGACCAGCTTTACAGCTCCCTCGGTTCAAATTTGAGTAAGGAGAACGTAGGAGGAAAACCATCTGATGAACAG AAGATGAATGTAAGACAACCTGAGTATCGTCTCAAAGGAAGACACGGTGGTGGTTCTCCTCATGAGTTTCTTAGGAGTCCATGGATAAATCACTATAAGTCTTTACCAAAGAATCAAGTGGTTAGCTCGAAGGGTTTAGTCATATGCAGCTCTGGTTCAGCGTCTGATCTCAGGAACATGCTACGAGAAGGCTGCTCTCATTTACATGACCGGGATCAAATCAGCATAGGGGAAGAAGAAG AAGAGGTATCTGACCAGAACTTTGTCAACGAAGTAACAAAAGGGGAAAATGGAAGCTCGAAAAAGATGAAGACAGTGATTGAGCGGATCATCGAGTACTGA
- the LOC106404570 gene encoding cold-regulated protein 27 isoform X1 → MAGDYRGNYIRSSDHAFSVEEDTTSSMYSSGKECMPTEWTDEKHSLYLKSVEASFVDQLYSSLGSNLSKENVGGKPSDEQFKILRDGFWQKMNVRQPEYRLKGRHGGGSPHEFLRSPWINHYKSLPKNQVVSSKGLVICSSGSASDLRNMLREGCSHLHDRDQISIGEEEEEVSDQNFVNEVTKGENGSSKKMKTVIERIIEY, encoded by the exons ATGGCTGGTGATTACAGAGGGAACTATATCCGTAGCTCCGACCATGCTTTTTCTGTAGAGGAAGACACGACTTCTTCTATg TATTCCTCGGGAAAAGAGTGTATGCCTACAGAATGGACCGATGAGAAGCATAGCTTGTATCTTAAATCAGTGGAAGCTTCATTCGTAGACCAGCTTTACAGCTCCCTCGGTTCAAATTTGAGTAAGGAGAACGTAGGAGGAAAACCATCTGATGAACAG TTCAAGATTCTTCGTGATGGTTTCTGGCAGAAGATGAATGTAAGACAACCTGAGTATCGTCTCAAAGGAAGACACGGTGGTGGTTCTCCTCATGAGTTTCTTAGGAGTCCATGGATAAATCACTATAAGTCTTTACCAAAGAATCAAGTGGTTAGCTCGAAGGGTTTAGTCATATGCAGCTCTGGTTCAGCGTCTGATCTCAGGAACATGCTACGAGAAGGCTGCTCTCATTTACATGACCGGGATCAAATCAGCATAGGGGAAGAAGAAG AAGAGGTATCTGACCAGAACTTTGTCAACGAAGTAACAAAAGGGGAAAATGGAAGCTCGAAAAAGATGAAGACAGTGATTGAGCGGATCATCGAGTACTGA
- the LOC106404570 gene encoding cold-regulated protein 27 isoform X2 — translation MAGDYRGNYIRSSDHAFSVEEDTTSSMYSSGKECMPTEWTDEKHSLYLKSVEASFVDQLYSSLGSNLSKENVGGKPSDEQFKILRDGFWQKMNVRQPEYRLKGRHGGGSPHEFLRSPWINHYKSLPKNQVVSSKGLVICSSGSASDLRNMLREGCSHLHDRDQISIGEEEEVSDQNFVNEVTKGENGSSKKMKTVIERIIEY, via the exons ATGGCTGGTGATTACAGAGGGAACTATATCCGTAGCTCCGACCATGCTTTTTCTGTAGAGGAAGACACGACTTCTTCTATg TATTCCTCGGGAAAAGAGTGTATGCCTACAGAATGGACCGATGAGAAGCATAGCTTGTATCTTAAATCAGTGGAAGCTTCATTCGTAGACCAGCTTTACAGCTCCCTCGGTTCAAATTTGAGTAAGGAGAACGTAGGAGGAAAACCATCTGATGAACAG TTCAAGATTCTTCGTGATGGTTTCTGGCAGAAGATGAATGTAAGACAACCTGAGTATCGTCTCAAAGGAAGACACGGTGGTGGTTCTCCTCATGAGTTTCTTAGGAGTCCATGGATAAATCACTATAAGTCTTTACCAAAGAATCAAGTGGTTAGCTCGAAGGGTTTAGTCATATGCAGCTCTGGTTCAGCGTCTGATCTCAGGAACATGCTACGAGAAGGCTGCTCTCATTTACATGACCGGGATCAAATCAGCATAGGGGAAGAAGAAG AGGTATCTGACCAGAACTTTGTCAACGAAGTAACAAAAGGGGAAAATGGAAGCTCGAAAAAGATGAAGACAGTGATTGAGCGGATCATCGAGTACTGA